A single region of the Pseudomonas mandelii genome encodes:
- a CDS encoding quinoprotein dehydrogenase-associated SoxYZ-like carrier codes for MNWRASCLLLCWLPLAAHAAGIEPGKDPVPSVMWAFYHKQMLGNAPFVFDDRVKLLAPPFAEDARQVPLEIDARAFKGEVVKILAWAELNPLPKIVDFQPLDRVLPWLSIRIRIEQATPLRAAVLTRDGLWHVGSTLIDAAGGGCTAPSVVRTEPGWEEHIGEVLGGRYPRGEFSRVRLQVAHPMDNGMVSGIPEFFINHAELRDGNDQLLARLELFPAVSENPNLAFDIEGAGQTRLVLRDNSGNQFDAAIP; via the coding sequence GTGAACTGGCGAGCGAGTTGCCTGTTGCTCTGCTGGTTGCCCCTGGCGGCGCACGCTGCCGGTATCGAACCGGGCAAAGACCCGGTGCCCTCGGTGATGTGGGCCTTCTACCACAAGCAGATGCTCGGCAATGCACCGTTCGTATTCGATGACCGGGTCAAGCTGCTGGCGCCGCCGTTCGCCGAAGATGCCCGGCAAGTGCCATTGGAAATCGACGCCCGGGCGTTCAAAGGCGAGGTGGTAAAAATCCTCGCTTGGGCGGAACTCAATCCGCTGCCGAAAATAGTCGATTTCCAACCGCTGGATCGCGTATTGCCGTGGCTGTCGATCCGCATCCGTATCGAACAAGCCACGCCGTTGCGCGCGGCGGTGCTGACCCGTGACGGCCTCTGGCATGTCGGCTCGACACTGATCGATGCGGCGGGCGGTGGTTGCACTGCGCCCAGCGTCGTGCGCACCGAGCCTGGCTGGGAAGAGCACATCGGCGAAGTACTGGGCGGTCGTTATCCACGCGGTGAGTTCAGCCGGGTGCGCTTGCAAGTGGCGCATCCGATGGACAACGGCATGGTCAGCGGCATCCCTGAATTCTTTATCAACCATGCTGAACTGCGCGACGGGAACGATCAGCTGCTGGCCCGACTGGAGCTGTTTCCCGCCGTCAGCGAGAACCCCAACCTGGCCTTCGACATCGAAGGGGCAGGGCAGACGCGCCTGGTGCTGCGCGACAACAGCGGCAATCAATTCGATGCGGCCATACCCTGA
- a CDS encoding quinoprotein relay system zinc metallohydrolase 1, whose protein sequence is MRWMLLLFMSLSLPVLADLDYVLKPRQIAEDTWLLEGSTDNFAKANGGNIVNTAFIVTDRGVVVIDTGPSRRYGEAMRKAIAATTDKPVIEVLLTHHHPDHVLGNQAFSDVPIGALAGTTELLHRQGDAMAENMYRLVGDWMRGTEVLLPTRTLEPGVLNFGNHDLRLLSLGGHTGADLAILDQRTGVLFAGDLVFYQRALTTPNSPGLSVWLADIATLQGLPWTLIVPGHGPVATDTKPFEQMRDYLTWLDQLMRDGAANGSDMSEMIRSPIPERFAGISLSRYELIRSVSHLYPRYERAQMTRVDSTANK, encoded by the coding sequence ATGCGCTGGATGCTGCTGTTGTTCATGAGCCTGAGCCTGCCGGTCCTGGCGGACCTCGACTATGTGCTCAAGCCCCGGCAAATCGCCGAAGACACCTGGCTGCTCGAAGGCAGCACCGACAATTTCGCCAAGGCCAACGGCGGCAACATCGTCAATACCGCGTTCATCGTCACTGACCGCGGGGTGGTGGTGATCGACACCGGGCCGTCCAGGCGCTACGGCGAAGCGATGCGCAAAGCCATCGCCGCGACCACTGATAAACCGGTGATTGAGGTGTTGCTGACCCATCACCACCCGGACCATGTGCTGGGCAACCAGGCCTTCAGCGACGTGCCAATCGGTGCGTTGGCCGGCACCACCGAGCTGTTGCATCGGCAGGGTGACGCCATGGCCGAAAATATGTATCGACTGGTGGGGGACTGGATGCGCGGCACCGAAGTGCTGCTGCCGACCCGGACGCTGGAGCCTGGCGTATTGAATTTTGGGAATCACGATCTGCGCCTGCTGAGCCTGGGTGGGCACACCGGTGCGGATCTGGCTATTCTCGACCAGAGAACCGGCGTGCTGTTTGCCGGGGACCTGGTGTTTTATCAAAGGGCGCTGACCACGCCCAACAGTCCGGGGCTGTCGGTGTGGCTGGCGGACATCGCCACGCTACAAGGCCTGCCGTGGACGCTGATCGTGCCCGGCCATGGACCGGTGGCCACGGACACAAAACCGTTCGAGCAAATGCGCGACTACCTCACCTGGCTCGATCAGCTCATGCGCGACGGCGCCGCCAATGGCAGTGACATGAGTGAGATGATCCGCAGCCCCATTCCCGAGCGGTTTGCTGGCATCAGCCTGAGTCGCTATGAGCTGATTCGCAGCGTCAGTCATCTGTATCCGCGCTATGAGCGCGCGCAGATGACCCGAGTCGATTCCACCGCAAACAAATGA
- a CDS encoding PQQ-dependent methanol/ethanol family dehydrogenase translates to MTQPARRQPFVLSLLLSAMLLSGQALAGVTDQDILQDPKNPEQIVTNGLGVQGQRYSPLDTLNVSNVKDLRPVWAFSFGGEKQRGQQAQPMIKDGVMYMTGSYSRVFAVDARTGKKLWQYDARLPDDIRPCCDVINRGVALYGDLVFFGTLDAKLVALNKDTGKVVWSKKVADHKEGYSISAAPLVINGKLITGVAGGEFGVVGKIEAYDPKNGDLLWTRPTVEGHMGYTYKDGKAVENGISGGEAGKTWPGDLWKTGGAAPWLGGYYDPETNLLLFGTGNPAPWNSHLRPGDNLYSSSRLALNPDDGTIKWHFQSTPHDGWDYDGVNELVSFNYTEGGKEIKAAATADRNGFFYVLDRTNGKFIRGFPFVDKITWATGLDKEGRPIYNEASRPGAPGTEAKGSSVFVAPAFLGAKNWMPMAYNKDTGLFYVPSNEWGMDIWNEGIAYKKGAAFLGAGFTIKPLNEDYIGVLRAIDPKTGKEVWRHKNFAPLWGGVLTTKGNLVFTGTPEGFLQAFNAKTGEKVWEFQTGSGVLGSPVTWEMDGEQYVSVLSGWGGAVPLWGGEVAKRIKDFNQGGMLWTFKLPKDLVVAKH, encoded by the coding sequence ATGACCCAACCCGCACGTCGCCAACCCTTCGTCTTGAGCCTGTTGCTCAGTGCCATGCTGTTGTCCGGCCAGGCATTGGCCGGCGTCACCGACCAGGACATTCTCCAGGACCCCAAGAACCCGGAGCAGATCGTCACCAACGGTCTGGGCGTCCAGGGTCAGCGCTACAGCCCGCTGGACACCCTCAACGTCAGTAACGTGAAGGACTTGCGCCCGGTCTGGGCGTTCTCCTTTGGCGGGGAAAAACAGCGCGGTCAGCAAGCACAGCCGATGATCAAGGACGGCGTGATGTACATGACCGGTTCCTACTCGCGGGTGTTCGCCGTGGATGCACGCACCGGCAAGAAACTCTGGCAATACGATGCGCGCCTGCCCGATGACATCCGTCCTTGCTGTGATGTGATCAACCGTGGCGTTGCGCTGTACGGCGACCTGGTGTTCTTCGGCACCCTCGACGCCAAGCTTGTGGCCCTGAACAAGGACACCGGTAAAGTGGTCTGGAGCAAGAAAGTTGCCGACCACAAAGAAGGTTATTCGATCAGCGCCGCGCCGCTGGTCATCAACGGCAAACTGATCACGGGCGTGGCCGGTGGCGAATTCGGCGTGGTCGGCAAGATCGAAGCCTACGACCCGAAAAACGGCGATCTGCTGTGGACCCGACCTACCGTCGAAGGCCACATGGGTTACACCTACAAGGACGGCAAAGCGGTAGAGAACGGTATCTCCGGCGGTGAAGCCGGCAAGACCTGGCCCGGCGATCTCTGGAAAACCGGCGGCGCGGCGCCTTGGCTCGGCGGTTACTACGACCCGGAAACCAACCTGCTGCTGTTCGGCACCGGCAACCCGGCGCCGTGGAACTCGCACCTGCGTCCTGGCGACAACCTCTACTCGTCGTCGCGCCTGGCGCTCAACCCGGACGACGGCACCATCAAATGGCACTTCCAGAGCACGCCTCACGACGGTTGGGACTATGACGGCGTGAACGAGCTGGTGTCGTTCAACTACACCGAAGGCGGCAAAGAAATCAAAGCCGCCGCCACCGCTGACCGTAACGGTTTCTTCTACGTGCTGGACCGCACCAACGGCAAATTCATCCGTGGCTTCCCGTTCGTGGACAAGATCACCTGGGCCACGGGCCTGGATAAAGAGGGCCGGCCGATCTACAACGAAGCCAGCCGCCCTGGCGCACCGGGCACCGAAGCCAAAGGCAGTTCGGTGTTCGTCGCCCCGGCGTTCCTCGGCGCGAAAAACTGGATGCCGATGGCCTACAACAAGGACACCGGACTGTTCTACGTGCCGTCCAACGAGTGGGGCATGGACATCTGGAACGAAGGCATCGCCTACAAGAAAGGCGCGGCGTTCCTCGGTGCAGGCTTCACCATCAAGCCGTTGAACGAAGACTACATCGGTGTGCTGCGTGCCATCGATCCGAAGACCGGCAAGGAAGTCTGGCGCCACAAGAACTTCGCGCCGCTGTGGGGCGGGGTGCTGACCACCAAGGGCAACCTGGTGTTCACTGGTACGCCGGAAGGTTTCCTGCAGGCGTTCAACGCCAAGACCGGCGAGAAAGTCTGGGAATTCCAGACCGGCTCCGGCGTCCTCGGCTCGCCTGTGACCTGGGAAATGGACGGCGAACAATACGTTTCGGTGCTGTCCGGCTGGGGTGGCGCCGTGCCGTTGTGGGGCGGCGAAGTAGCCAAGCGCATCAAGGACTTCAACCAGGGCGGGATGCTCTGGACCTTCAAGCTGCCCAAAGACCTCGTCGTGGCCAAACACTAA
- the exaC gene encoding acetaldehyde dehydrogenase ExaC → MIYAQPGTPGAVVTFKARYGNFIGGEFVAPVNGEYFTNTSPVTGEVIAEFPRSNAADIEKALDAAHAAADAWGKTSAQDRSLVLLKIADRIEQNLEILAVTETWDNGKAVRETLNADVPLAADHFRYFAGCIRAQEGGAAEINELTTAYHFHEPLGVVGQIIPWNFPLLMAAWKLAPALAAGNCVVLKPAEQTPLSIMVFAELIADLLPPGVLNIVQGFGREAGEALATSKRIAKIAFTGSTPIGAHIMKCAAENIIPSTVELGGKSPNIFFEDIMQAEPQFIEKAAEGLVLAFFNQGEVCTCPSRALVQESIYDDFMKVVMTKIVKIKRGNPLDTETMVGAQASEQQYDKILSYLKIAQEEGAELLTGGAAERLEGDLSSGYYIQPTLLKGHNKMRVFQEEIFGPVVGITTFKDEAEALAIANDSEFGLGAGLWTRDINRAYRMGRAIKAGRVWTNCYHLYPAHAAFGGYKKSGVGRENHKMMLDHYQQTKNLLVSYDINPMGFF, encoded by the coding sequence ATGATCTACGCACAACCCGGAACACCCGGCGCCGTCGTTACCTTCAAAGCGCGCTACGGCAATTTCATCGGCGGCGAGTTCGTTGCCCCGGTCAATGGCGAGTACTTCACCAACACCTCGCCGGTCACCGGTGAAGTCATCGCCGAATTCCCGCGTTCCAACGCCGCCGACATCGAAAAAGCCCTCGACGCTGCCCATGCGGCGGCGGATGCCTGGGGCAAGACCTCGGCCCAGGATCGCTCGTTGGTGCTGCTGAAAATCGCCGACCGTATCGAACAGAACCTGGAAATCCTCGCTGTCACCGAAACCTGGGACAACGGCAAGGCCGTGCGCGAGACCCTGAACGCCGACGTGCCGCTGGCCGCCGACCATTTCCGTTATTTCGCCGGCTGCATCCGCGCCCAAGAGGGCGGCGCCGCCGAGATCAACGAGCTGACCACCGCCTATCACTTCCACGAGCCGCTCGGCGTGGTCGGGCAGATCATCCCGTGGAACTTCCCGCTGCTGATGGCCGCCTGGAAACTCGCCCCGGCCCTGGCTGCCGGCAACTGCGTGGTGCTCAAACCCGCCGAACAGACACCGCTGTCGATCATGGTCTTCGCCGAGCTGATCGCCGACTTGCTGCCACCCGGCGTTTTGAACATCGTTCAGGGCTTCGGCCGTGAAGCGGGTGAGGCGCTGGCCACCAGCAAGCGCATCGCCAAGATTGCCTTCACCGGTTCCACGCCGATTGGCGCGCACATCATGAAATGCGCGGCCGAGAACATCATTCCAAGCACCGTCGAGCTGGGCGGCAAGTCGCCGAACATCTTCTTCGAAGACATCATGCAAGCCGAGCCGCAGTTCATCGAGAAGGCCGCTGAAGGCCTGGTGCTGGCGTTCTTCAACCAGGGTGAAGTCTGCACCTGTCCGTCCCGGGCCCTGGTGCAGGAGTCGATTTACGACGACTTCATGAAAGTGGTGATGACGAAGATCGTCAAGATCAAGCGCGGCAACCCGCTGGACACCGAAACCATGGTCGGCGCACAGGCGTCCGAGCAGCAATACGACAAGATCCTCTCGTACCTGAAAATTGCCCAGGAGGAGGGTGCCGAACTGCTCACCGGCGGCGCGGCCGAGCGTCTGGAGGGCGACTTGTCCAGCGGCTATTACATCCAGCCGACCCTGCTCAAGGGCCACAACAAAATGCGCGTGTTCCAGGAAGAAATCTTTGGCCCGGTGGTGGGTATCACCACCTTCAAGGACGAAGCCGAAGCTCTGGCGATTGCCAACGACAGCGAGTTCGGTCTCGGCGCCGGCCTGTGGACCCGCGACATCAACCGCGCCTACCGCATGGGCCGCGCGATCAAGGCCGGGCGGGTCTGGACCAACTGCTACCACCTGTACCCGGCGCATGCGGCGTTCGGTGGCTACAAGAAGTCCGGTGTCGGCCGTGAAAACCACAAGATGATGCTCGACCATTATCAGCAGACCAAAAACCTGCTGGTGAGCTATGACATCAACCCGATGGGCTTCTTCTGA
- the pqqA gene encoding pyrroloquinoline quinone precursor peptide PqqA, translating into MWNKPAFTDLRIGFEVTMYFANR; encoded by the coding sequence ATGTGGAATAAACCCGCGTTTACCGATCTGCGCATTGGTTTTGAAGTGACGATGTATTTCGCCAACCGTTGA
- the pqqB gene encoding pyrroloquinoline quinone biosynthesis protein PqqB: MHIRVLGSAAGGGFPQWNCNCRQCAGMRNGSLRAQRRTQSSIALSDNGVEWVLCNASPDIRAQLEGFPELQPARRLRDTAIAAVVLLDSQIDHCTGLLSLREGCPHSVWCTERVHQDLSSGFPLFTMLEHWNGGLHWQPVGLDREPFRIKACEHLQFRAIPLVSNAPPYSPNRGHPQPGDTIGLFIEDRRSGASVFYAPGLGQIDDEVLSWMQRADCLLLDGTLWRDDEMRVCEVGQSLGSEMGHLPQSGPGGMLEVLEGFTRQRKVLIHINNTNPILDEDSAERALLARRGIEVAFDGMSIEL; the protein is encoded by the coding sequence ATGCACATCCGCGTTCTCGGTTCCGCCGCTGGTGGCGGTTTTCCGCAATGGAACTGCAACTGCCGCCAATGCGCCGGGATGCGCAATGGCAGCCTGCGGGCGCAACGGCGCACGCAGTCGTCGATTGCCCTGAGCGACAACGGTGTGGAGTGGGTGCTGTGCAATGCGTCACCGGACATTCGCGCGCAGCTTGAAGGTTTCCCGGAGCTACAACCGGCCCGTCGCTTGCGCGATACGGCGATCGCCGCGGTCGTCCTGCTGGACAGCCAGATCGACCATTGCACCGGTCTGTTGAGCCTGCGCGAAGGCTGCCCGCATTCGGTCTGGTGCACGGAACGCGTGCATCAAGACCTGAGCAGTGGTTTTCCCTTATTCACCATGCTTGAGCACTGGAACGGCGGGTTGCACTGGCAACCGGTCGGGCTGGACCGTGAACCATTCCGCATCAAAGCCTGCGAACACCTGCAATTTCGCGCGATTCCCCTGGTGAGCAACGCGCCGCCGTACTCGCCCAATCGTGGCCATCCGCAACCGGGCGACACCATCGGTTTGTTTATCGAAGACCGGCGCAGCGGCGCCAGCGTGTTCTACGCCCCGGGCCTTGGGCAAATCGACGACGAAGTGCTGAGCTGGATGCAGCGCGCCGATTGCCTGCTGCTGGACGGCACCCTGTGGCGCGACGACGAGATGCGCGTGTGTGAAGTCGGCCAGAGCCTGGGCAGTGAAATGGGGCATCTACCGCAAAGCGGTCCTGGCGGGATGCTTGAAGTGCTGGAAGGGTTTACCCGTCAACGCAAAGTGCTGATCCACATTAACAACACCAATCCGATCCTCGATGAAGACTCGGCTGAGCGCGCGTTGCTGGCGCGGCGGGGGATTGAGGTGGCTTTTGATGGCATGAGTATTGAGCTGTAG
- the pqqC gene encoding pyrroloquinoline-quinone synthase PqqC — MTDQPMSPAEFEQALRAKGAYYHIHHPFHQAMYAGRATREQIQGWVANRFYYQVNIPLKDAAILANCPDRDVRREWLQRILDHDGVPGSEGGIEAWLRLGEAVGLDREQILSQELVLPGVRFAVDAYVNFARRACWQEAASSSLTELFAPQIHQSRLDAWPTHYPWIDPAGYDYFRTRLSQARRDVEHGLRITLAHYVTVEGQQRMLEILQFKLDVLWSMLDAMSMAYELGRPPYHTVSKQNVWHRGIAL; from the coding sequence ATGACTGACCAACCCATGTCCCCCGCCGAGTTCGAGCAAGCCCTGCGCGCCAAAGGCGCCTACTACCACATCCACCACCCGTTCCACCAAGCCATGTACGCCGGCCGTGCTACCCGCGAGCAGATTCAGGGCTGGGTCGCCAATCGCTTCTACTACCAGGTGAACATCCCGCTCAAGGATGCCGCGATCCTCGCCAACTGCCCGGACCGCGACGTGCGCCGTGAATGGCTGCAACGCATCCTCGACCACGATGGCGTCCCCGGCAGCGAAGGCGGCATTGAAGCCTGGCTGCGTCTGGGTGAAGCGGTGGGGTTGGACCGTGAGCAAATCCTTTCTCAGGAATTGGTGCTGCCTGGCGTGCGCTTCGCGGTGGACGCCTACGTCAATTTCGCCCGTCGCGCCTGTTGGCAGGAAGCGGCCAGCAGTTCGCTCACCGAACTGTTCGCGCCGCAGATCCATCAGTCCCGACTCGACGCCTGGCCCACCCATTACCCGTGGATCGACCCGGCCGGTTACGACTATTTCCGCACGCGCCTGAGCCAGGCGCGGCGCGACGTCGAGCATGGTTTGCGCATCACCCTGGCGCACTACGTCACGGTCGAAGGCCAGCAACGCATGTTGGAGATTCTGCAGTTCAAGCTCGACGTGCTGTGGAGCATGCTCGATGCGATGAGCATGGCCTATGAGCTGGGTCGGCCGCCGTATCACACCGTCTCCAAGCAGAATGTCTGGCACCGGGGGATCGCCCTGTGA
- the pqqE gene encoding pyrroloquinoline quinone biosynthesis protein PqqE — protein MNLIEQPPGPPLWLLAELTYRCPLQCPYCSNPLDFAQQGEELSTEEWIRVFREAREMGAAQLGFSGGEPLVRQDLAELIKAARDMGYYTNLITSGIGLTEQKVRDFKVAGLDHIQISFQAADEQVNNMLAGSRKAFAQKLAMARAVKAQGYPMVLNFVTHRHNIDQIAQIIDLCLELEADFVELATCQFYGWAELNRVGLLPTREQLQRAERITNEYRERLEAQGHPCKLIFVTPDYYEERPKTCMNGWANLFLDITPDGTALPCHSARQLPVEFPNVREHSVSHIWTESFGFNRFRGDDWMKEPCRSCDEKHKDLGGCRCQAFMLTGDAENADPVCSKSAHHGVILKARDEADAPGQGMEHLTLRNEKASRLIYRG, from the coding sequence GTGAACCTGATCGAACAGCCACCCGGTCCGCCCTTGTGGTTATTGGCCGAGCTGACCTATCGCTGCCCGTTGCAATGCCCGTATTGCTCCAACCCGCTGGATTTCGCCCAGCAAGGCGAGGAATTGAGTACCGAAGAATGGATTCGGGTGTTCCGCGAAGCCCGGGAGATGGGCGCGGCGCAACTGGGTTTTTCTGGCGGTGAACCATTGGTGCGACAGGACCTGGCCGAGCTGATCAAAGCGGCGCGGGACATGGGTTATTACACCAACCTCATCACCTCGGGCATCGGCCTGACCGAGCAGAAAGTCCGCGACTTCAAGGTCGCCGGGCTGGACCACATCCAGATCAGCTTTCAGGCCGCCGACGAGCAGGTCAACAACATGCTCGCCGGCTCGCGCAAGGCTTTCGCCCAGAAGCTCGCCATGGCCCGAGCAGTCAAGGCCCAGGGTTACCCGATGGTGCTGAATTTCGTCACCCACCGGCACAACATCGACCAGATCGCGCAGATCATCGACCTGTGCCTGGAACTGGAAGCGGACTTCGTCGAGCTGGCCACGTGTCAGTTCTACGGCTGGGCCGAGCTCAACCGCGTCGGCCTGTTGCCGACCCGCGAGCAATTGCAGCGTGCCGAGCGCATCACCAACGAATACCGCGAGCGACTCGAGGCCCAAGGGCATCCCTGCAAGCTGATCTTCGTCACCCCGGACTACTACGAAGAGCGCCCCAAGACCTGCATGAACGGCTGGGCCAACCTGTTTCTCGACATCACCCCGGACGGCACGGCACTGCCTTGTCACAGCGCCCGCCAGTTACCGGTGGAGTTTCCCAACGTGCGCGAGCATAGCGTCTCGCACATCTGGACCGAATCCTTCGGCTTCAATCGCTTTCGTGGCGATGACTGGATGAAAGAGCCGTGCCGCTCCTGCGATGAGAAGCACAAGGATTTGGGTGGCTGTCGCTGCCAGGCGTTCATGCTGACCGGTGATGCCGAAAACGCCGACCCGGTGTGCAGCAAGTCGGCGCACCACGGGGTGATCCTCAAGGCCCGCGACGAAGCGGACGCGCCGGGGCAGGGCATGGAGCACCTTACGTTGCGTAACGAGAAAGCATCGCGGCTGATCTATCGCGGATAA
- the ercA gene encoding alcohol dehydrogenase-like regulatory protein ErcA produces the protein MSQSLSQLRKFVSPEIIFGAGCRHNVGNCAKTFGARKVLVVSDPGVIAAGWVADVEASLQAQGIDYFLYSDVSPNPRVEEVMLGAELYKENHCDVIVAVGGGSPMDCGKGIGIVVAHGRNILEFEGVDTIRVPSPPLILIPTTAGTSADVSQFVIISNQQERMKFSIVSKAVVPDVSLIDPETTLSMDPFLSACTGIDALVHAIEAFVSTGHGPLTDPHALEAMRLINGNLVQMIANPGDIALREKIMLGSMQAGLAFSNAILGAVHAMSHSLGGFLDLPHGLCNAVLVEHVVAFNYSSAPDRFKVIAETLGIDCRGLNHRQISGRLVEHLIALKHAIGFHETLGLHGVSTADIPFLSQHAMHDPCILTNPRESSQRDVEVVYGEAL, from the coding sequence ATGAGCCAGAGTCTCAGCCAGCTGCGTAAATTCGTTTCGCCTGAAATCATCTTCGGTGCCGGTTGCCGGCATAACGTCGGCAACTGCGCCAAAACCTTTGGTGCGCGCAAGGTGCTGGTGGTCAGCGACCCCGGTGTGATTGCCGCCGGTTGGGTGGCCGATGTCGAAGCCAGCCTGCAAGCCCAGGGCATCGATTACTTTCTCTATAGCGACGTGTCACCCAACCCGCGGGTCGAGGAAGTCATGCTCGGCGCCGAGTTGTACAAGGAAAACCACTGCGATGTGATCGTTGCGGTCGGCGGTGGCAGCCCGATGGATTGCGGCAAAGGCATCGGCATCGTCGTCGCCCATGGGCGCAACATCCTTGAATTCGAAGGCGTCGACACCATTCGTGTGCCCAGCCCGCCGTTGATCCTGATTCCGACCACCGCCGGCACCTCGGCCGATGTCTCGCAATTCGTGATCATTTCCAACCAGCAAGAACGCATGAAGTTCTCCATCGTCAGCAAGGCCGTGGTGCCGGACGTGTCGCTGATCGACCCGGAAACCACCCTGAGCATGGACCCGTTCCTGTCGGCCTGTACCGGCATCGATGCGCTGGTGCATGCCATCGAAGCGTTCGTCTCCACCGGCCACGGGCCACTGACCGACCCGCACGCCCTGGAAGCGATGCGCCTGATCAACGGCAACCTGGTGCAGATGATCGCCAACCCGGGCGACATCGCCCTGCGCGAAAAAATCATGCTGGGCAGCATGCAGGCCGGCCTGGCGTTCTCCAACGCGATTCTGGGCGCGGTGCACGCGATGTCCCACAGCCTCGGCGGCTTCCTCGATTTGCCCCACGGCTTGTGTAACGCGGTATTGGTGGAACACGTGGTGGCGTTCAACTACAGCTCGGCGCCGGATCGCTTCAAGGTGATCGCCGAGACCCTCGGCATCGATTGCCGTGGCCTCAATCACCGGCAGATCAGCGGACGGCTGGTCGAGCACCTGATCGCCCTGAAACACGCGATCGGCTTCCATGAAACCCTGGGATTGCACGGGGTCAGCACCGCGGACATTCCGTTCCTGTCGCAACACGCCATGCACGACCCCTGCATCCTCACCAACCCGCGCGAATCCAGTCAGCGTGATGTCGAGGTCGTCTATGGCGAAGCCCTCTGA